In one window of Myotis daubentonii chromosome 13, mMyoDau2.1, whole genome shotgun sequence DNA:
- the LOC132214591 gene encoding protein FAM24B-like, protein MCCSRKFVLIVCFLSCWLPSCSGDLDSKTSEVLSIAMISIGAGILVALLALIGVISCLYYKVAKALKVSKPPFCLALKNHPSVVTQDKITAAPSITTGYYPNLQFCEECPLFTDFDCLPPCFCDVNEGL, encoded by the exons ATGTGCTGCTCCCGGAAGTTTGTTTtaattgtgtgttttctttcctgcTGGCTTCCATCCTGCAGTGGCGACCTGGACA GCAAAACGTCTGAAGTCCTCTCCATAGCCATGATCAGCATTGGCGCCGGCATCCTGGTGGCCCTGCTCGCGCTGATAGGTGTCATCAGCTGTCTTTACTACAAAGTGGCCAAGGCATTGAA AGTTTCAAAACCACCTTTTTGTTTGGCCTTAAAAAATCATCCATCCGTGGTCACCCAGGACAAGATCACCGCGGCCCCGTCCATCACCACCGGCTACTACCCCAACCTCCAGTTCTGCGAGGAGTGCCCCTTGTTCACCGACTTCGACTGCCTGCCGCCATGCTTCTGCGATGTGAACGAGGGCCTCTGA
- the LOC132214681 gene encoding scavenger receptor cysteine-rich domain-containing group B protein-like — protein sequence MCECPFPVSTQTPRPPPPTRTPPPRQPPPQAKSPRHQGDWFPLYPTRDPGGGGAPCPLTLAPSPADRTLRLAGGHDPCEGRVEVWHRGAWGTVCDDGWSLRNARVVCRLLGCGRALSAPGRARFGPGAGPILLDRVRCAGAEDALGSCAHAGWTRHHCRHLEDAGVVCSAPEPQDSPPRD from the exons ATGTGTGAGTGTCCCTTCCCTGTGTCCACACAGACGCCCCGTCCACCGCCGCCGACGCGGACGCCCCCTCCG AGACAACCCCCACCTCAGGCCAAGAGCCCCCGCCACCAG GGTGACTGGTTCCCATTGTACCCGACAAGggaccccgggggggggggggcaccctgcCCGCTGACACTGGCTCCCTCGCCCGCAGACCGGACCCTGCGCCTGGCGGGCGGGCACGACCCCTGCGAGGGCCGCGTGGAGGTCTGGCACCGGGGCGCGTGGGGCACCGTGTGCGATGACGGCTGGAGCCTCCGCAACGCCCGCGTCGTGTGCCGCCTCCTGGGCTGCGGCCGCGCGCTCAGCGCCCCGGGGCGCGCCCGCTTCGGCCCCGGCGCCGGGCCCATCCTGCTGGACCGGGTGCGCTGCGCGGGCGCCGAGGACGCGCTGGGGAGCTGCGCGCATGCCGGCTGGACCCGGCACCACTGCCGGCACCTCGAGGACGCAGGCGTGGTCTGCTCAG CGCCCGAACCTCAGGACTCGCCGCCCAGGGACTAG
- the LOC132214680 gene encoding CUB and zona pellucida-like domain-containing protein 1, which produces MTLDPALAVEPARLRPGTTPWPLAPGRGSLCELLPPPPAAQLSCLPHLFRVTVDRGYLRRLGYSSWDVHLNDELCRPHVAGRFLIFSVPYGHCGTARQESRGSLSYSNSIRGRPWGAPGHLTVRHRVPQLKFTCSVDSPSAVEIVPGADEPRRGAAYQVSLAFLQLPVALPVGSTGPKDAGQREEVFLQATLHSPDPSLRVSVDTCVASPDPHDFATVKYDLIRQGCVADDTYVSLPSHQGNTAQFKFNAFSFLPGYEVVYLRCEVAVCKAGDPSSRCSQGCAGRGRSRRGTGEQAGRLRVLGPLEIQRN; this is translated from the exons ATGACCTTGGACCCGGCCCTAGCG GTGGAGCCCGCCCGGCTGCGCCCAGGGACCACG ccctggcctctggccccgggACGGGGCTCCCTGTGTGAGCTCCTGCCGCCCCCGCCCGCAGCCCAGCTGTCCTGCTTGCCTCACCTTTTCCGGGTCACGGTGGACCGCGGCTACCTGCGGAGGCTGGGCTACTCCTCCTGGGACGTCCACCTGAACGACGAGCTGTGTCGCCCTCACGTCGCGGGGCGCTTCCTCATCTTCAGCGTCCCCTACGGCCACTGCGGCACCGCCCGACAG GAAAGCCGCGGCTCCCTCAGCTACTCCAACTCCATCCGCGGCCGGCCGTGGGGCGCCCCCGGCCACCTCACCGTGCGGCACCGGGTGCCCCAGCTGAAGTTCACCTGCTCCGTGGACAGCCCGTCGGCAGTTGAGATTGTTCCTGGGGCTGACGAGCCGAGGCGGGGCGCTGCCTACCAGGTGTCCCTGGCGTTCCTccagctgcctgtggccctgcctgTGGGGAGCACGGGGCCCAAGGacgctggccagagggaggaggtgtTCCTGCAGGCGACACTCCACAGCCCCGACCCCAGCCTGAGGGTCTCTGTGGACACCTGTGTGGCTTCTCCAGACCCCCATGATTTTGCAACTGTCAAGTACGACTTGATCCGGCAAGG GTGCGTCGCAGATGACACCTACGTCAGCCTCCCCTCTCACCAGGGGAACACGGCCCAGTTCAAGTTCAATGCCTTCAGCTTCCTCCCAGGCTACGAGGTGGTCTACCTGCGGTGCGAGGTCGCCGTGTGCAAAGCGGGCGACCCCTCCTCCCGCTGctcccagggctgtgctgggcgGGGCCGGAGCCGGAGGGGCACGGGGGAGCAGGCGGGGCGTCTCCGGGTGCTGGGGCCCCTGGAAATCCAGAGGAACTGA